A window of the Coprobacter fastidiosus genome harbors these coding sequences:
- a CDS encoding type II toxin-antitoxin system YafQ family toxin — translation MNDKKYYVTQHTIPKDFKRYRNNPSKLEKLLKAFRILENRVELPAEYKAHMLKGEHECHIE, via the coding sequence GTGAATGATAAAAAATACTACGTTACTCAACACACAATACCCAAAGACTTCAAAAGGTATCGGAATAACCCGAGTAAGTTGGAAAAGTTGCTGAAAGCATTCCGGATACTGGAGAATAGAGTAGAATTGCCTGCCGAATACAAGGCTCACATGCTGAAAGGAGAACATGAATGCCATATCGAGTGA
- a CDS encoding glutamine synthetase III codes for MSSLRFRVVEEAFKKKAVPVERPEERPSEYFAKYVFNREKMFRYLPRKTYDALVDAIDNGKPLNREIADPVAAGMKKWAIEMGVTHYTHWFHPLTDGTAEKHDAFVEHDGKGGMVEEFSGKLLIQQEGDASSFPNGGIRNTFEARGYSAWDPSSPAFIVGDTLCIPTIFISYTGESLDYKAPLLKSIDAVTSAALEVCHYFDSRVKKVYSYLGWEQEYFLVDEGLYAARPDLLLTGRTLMGHESSKNQQLEDHYFGAIPTRVSAFMQELEIESLKLGIPVKTRHNEVAPNQFELAPIYEECNLANDHNQVIMELMRRVARRHGFRVLLHEKPFKGVNGSGKHNNWSLGTDTGIPLLAPAKTPEGNLQFVTFLVNVIMAVYKHNALLKASISSATNAHRLGANEAPPAIISIFLGSQMSDVLDALENSSDDAVIELCDKTGVKLNISQIPELLMDNTDRNRTSPFAFTGNRFEFRAVGSSANCAAAMIVLNSAVAHQLRLFKEEVDKKIQAGESKEKAIIRVLKKYIKESKPIRFDGNGYSDEWKAEAAARGLDCETSTPVIFDAYIKPASVEMFSAVGVMNAVELAARNEVKWEMYTKKIQIEARVMGDLALNHILPVATRYQALLLDTVCKIKEVFPPEEAAAMSSKDMEIIRKIARHTLSIQEMVATMVNARKLANKIEGERAKAIAYHDTVAPMLDEIRYHIDKLELMVDNQMWPLPKYREMLFVR; via the coding sequence ATGTCATCCTTACGTTTCAGAGTTGTAGAGGAAGCTTTTAAAAAGAAAGCAGTTCCTGTGGAACGCCCGGAAGAACGTCCGTCCGAGTATTTTGCCAAGTATGTATTTAATCGTGAAAAGATGTTTCGATATTTGCCTCGGAAAACATACGATGCATTGGTCGATGCGATCGATAATGGAAAACCTTTAAACCGGGAGATTGCCGATCCTGTTGCTGCGGGAATGAAAAAATGGGCAATAGAAATGGGCGTGACGCATTATACTCATTGGTTTCATCCTTTGACCGACGGTACGGCAGAAAAACATGATGCTTTTGTAGAACACGACGGTAAGGGCGGAATGGTCGAGGAGTTTTCGGGAAAGCTGTTGATTCAGCAAGAAGGAGATGCTTCGAGTTTTCCGAACGGTGGAATACGAAATACGTTCGAGGCCCGCGGATATAGTGCATGGGATCCTTCTTCTCCTGCATTCATAGTGGGAGATACGTTATGTATTCCTACTATTTTTATTTCTTATACAGGAGAGTCTCTCGATTACAAAGCTCCTTTGTTGAAATCGATTGATGCCGTTACTTCTGCAGCGTTGGAGGTATGTCATTATTTTGATTCGCGAGTAAAAAAAGTTTATTCTTATTTGGGTTGGGAACAAGAATATTTTTTGGTTGATGAGGGATTATATGCTGCCCGTCCGGATTTGTTGCTGACAGGACGAACGCTTATGGGACATGAAAGCTCTAAGAATCAGCAGCTTGAAGATCATTATTTTGGTGCTATTCCTACTCGTGTATCGGCTTTTATGCAAGAATTGGAAATTGAAAGTTTGAAATTAGGCATTCCGGTGAAAACTCGTCATAATGAGGTCGCTCCTAATCAATTCGAGTTAGCCCCCATATATGAAGAATGTAATTTGGCGAACGACCATAATCAGGTCATTATGGAACTTATGCGCCGTGTTGCTCGTCGTCACGGATTCCGTGTGTTACTGCACGAAAAGCCATTTAAAGGCGTAAACGGGTCGGGTAAGCATAATAACTGGTCTTTAGGAACGGATACCGGAATACCGTTGTTGGCTCCTGCAAAAACACCCGAAGGAAACCTGCAGTTCGTTACATTTCTTGTAAATGTGATCATGGCTGTTTATAAACATAATGCTTTGCTGAAAGCCAGTATATCTTCAGCTACTAATGCGCATCGTTTAGGGGCGAACGAAGCCCCCCCTGCAATAATTTCTATTTTTCTGGGATCGCAGATGTCAGATGTTCTTGATGCTTTAGAAAACAGTTCGGATGATGCGGTAATAGAGTTGTGTGATAAAACAGGGGTGAAACTCAATATATCTCAGATTCCCGAATTGCTTATGGATAATACGGATAGAAACAGAACATCCCCATTTGCTTTTACCGGAAATCGTTTTGAATTCAGAGCAGTCGGTTCGTCTGCCAATTGTGCGGCGGCTATGATCGTTCTTAATTCTGCAGTTGCCCATCAACTTCGTCTCTTTAAAGAAGAGGTTGATAAGAAAATTCAGGCAGGGGAAAGTAAAGAGAAGGCGATTATTCGAGTATTGAAAAAATATATAAAGGAAAGTAAGCCTATTCGTTTTGACGGTAACGGATATAGCGATGAATGGAAGGCGGAAGCTGCTGCTCGTGGATTGGATTGTGAGACCAGTACTCCTGTTATTTTTGATGCTTATATAAAACCTGCTTCTGTCGAGATGTTTTCGGCAGTAGGGGTGATGAATGCTGTAGAGTTGGCTGCTCGCAATGAAGTAAAATGGGAAATGTACACTAAAAAAATACAGATCGAAGCTCGGGTAATGGGAGACTTGGCTTTGAATCATATTTTGCCTGTTGCAACGAGGTATCAAGCTTTATTATTAGATACGGTTTGTAAAATTAAGGAAGTATTTCCGCCTGAAGAAGCTGCTGCGATGTCTTCTAAAGATATGGAAATAATTCGTAAAATAGCCCGCCATACACTTTCTATACAAGAAATGGTAGCTACTATGGTGAATGCTCGTAAGTTGGCAAATAAAATCGAAGGGGAAAGGGCAAAAGCTATTGCATACCATGACACTGTTGCTCCGATGTTAGATGAGATACGGTATCATATCGATAAGCTTGAATTGATGGTCGATAATCAGATGTGGCCTTTGCCTAAATATAGGGAAATGTTATTTGTACGTTAA
- a CDS encoding RNA polymerase sigma factor, translating to MENSDLENELVKYQPDMIKYAVYLTNDYEYALDIVQDVNYQILKNRDKFESRQYSLKISFIFIRNRFISLTRKSKVLYKEQETLCNVQVENNTILYDYNYILNLIDKMDIPTRALIGLLIQGKSYKEIGNILNMKEGTVKSRIHNVRKKIKNLLPEYF from the coding sequence ATGGAAAACTCCGATCTTGAAAACGAGTTGGTAAAATACCAGCCGGATATGATTAAATATGCCGTGTATCTTACTAATGATTACGAGTATGCATTAGATATCGTGCAAGACGTAAATTATCAGATACTTAAAAATAGAGACAAATTCGAGTCTCGGCAATATTCTCTAAAAATATCTTTTATATTTATAAGAAACCGTTTTATCTCTTTGACGAGAAAGAGCAAAGTTTTATATAAAGAACAAGAAACTCTGTGTAATGTTCAGGTTGAAAACAATACTATTCTCTATGATTATAACTACATTTTAAATTTAATAGACAAAATGGACATTCCTACTCGTGCATTAATAGGGCTGTTGATTCAAGGGAAAAGCTATAAAGAGATAGGGAATATTCTAAATATGAAGGAGGGCACGGTTAAAAGCAGAATCCATAATGTCAGAAAAAAGATTAAAAACTTGTTGCCGGAATATTTTTAA